From the genome of Rhodospirillales bacterium:
CGCCGAGGCCGTTCTGCAGGCCGCCGAAAATTCCGCCGCCGCGAGCGAATCCTCAGGGCCAAACATTAGCGCCGCCGTCGCCAAGGCCGCCGCTCCGGCTCCGGCCGAAGCCGCGCCCGCCCCGGCGCCCGCCGCCGTTTCCGTGGCGCCTCCGATGCCGGCCGCCCCGCCGCGCCGGCCGGTGTTGCGCGATCTTCCGCGTCCCGCCGCCATGCCGCAGATGGGGGCGCTCGATGCCTTCATTCCAAGCGCTCCGGCCGGTGAAACCAAGCGTGAAGCGCCGGTCGCACCTGCTGCCGCTCCGGCCGCCCGCGAATCGGCGGTCGCGCCGATAGGCGCGCCAGTGAACAAGGTTTCGCCCATGAGCGCCGCCGCCCGGCGGGCGTTTCCGTCGCTGTTCGATCGGATCACCAGCCGCCAACCTCCGGCCAAATCCAAGGAAGCCGCCCAAATGACCGCTCCATCGCCCGCCCAGTCGTCCGCCAAACCGGTGGAGGCCGGGTCGGCCGCCGCCCACGCGCTCAAGGCCGAGCCCCAGGACCGGATCAATACATCGGGACCGGAGGACGATCTGCTCGACATCCCCGCGTTCCTGCGTCGTCAGGCGAACTGAACGGTGTGGTTAAGGGCTTGTAAAAGCGTAACAATAGGAAACAATCTGTGACTTGAGGGCCTTCGGGGCGACTGGTACAGAACCCCCGAAGGCCCTTGGTTTGTCTGGGAAATTCGCGCGCGCCGTGACCGTTTTCGCCGTCCCCGCCACCCATCCGCTATCCGAGCGCGCGCCCGCCGAGAGCGCGGCCGTGCGTCGCCAAGGCTTCGTTCCGCAGCAGACGCTCGCGTCCGCGGTCGAGTGCGTCGGCGTCGGTCTCCATTCCGGCATGAGCGTGACCATGACGATCCATCCGGCCGGCCCGGATCACGGCATCGTCTTCCGCCGCCTCGACGTCGAGGGCGACGCGCGCGACATCCCCGCGCGCTTCGACCGCGTCGTCGACACGCGCATGTGCACCGTGCTCGGCAACCAGGTCGGCGTCACCGTCGGCACGGTCGAGCACCTGATGGCCGCGTTCGCCGGTCTCGGCGTCGACAACGCGCGGGTCGATCTCGACGGCCCCGAAGTGCCGATCATGGACGGCAGTTCCGCGCCGTTCGTGTTCCTGATCGAATGCACCGGCCTCGAGGAACAGGCCGCGCCGCGCCGGGTCGTGCGCGTGCTCAAGGAAGTGTCGCTCGCCGACGGGCCGGCGACGGCCTCGCTCGCGCCGGGGCGCTGCCTGACCCTCGATTGCGAGATTGATTTCACGAGCGCCGCGATCGCGCGTCAGGCGCTCGCTCTGCCGCTGGTCAACGGCGCCTTCCGCAAGGAGCTGTCGAGGGCCCGCACCTTCGGCTTCCTCGAGGACGTGGAAAAACTCCGCGCCGCCGGGCTTGCCCGCGGCGGTTCGCTCGAAAACGCCATCGTGGTCGACGCCGGCCGGGTGCTGAACGAGGAAGGCTTGCGCTACGAGGACGAGTTCGTGCGCCACAAGGCGCTCGACGCGCTCGGCGATCTCTATCTCGCCGGCGGCATGGTGATCGGCGCCTTCCGGGGCGTCCGCTCCGGCCACGGCGCCAACAACCGCCTGTTGCGCGCGCTCTTCGCCGATCCGAGCGCGTGGCGAATCGACGACCTGACCATCGCCGAATCGGAAGCCGCCGAACGCGACTTTCACGCCAGGCCCGGCCTCGCCGCCGAATAACGCTCCCCCCTCGCGCCGGGCATGGTATTATGGGCGCCCCGGGCGCGGCCGCCCGGCCGGTTTCGTTCGTCCATTTTGAGCCCATGTACCGAACGCTCGTTCTAACCCTCCCGTTGGCCTTTTCGCTGCTCGCCGCCTGCGCCGAGAAGGAGAAGTACGTCGAGCGCCCCGTCGACCAGCTCTACAACGAGGGCATGGCGCAGATGCAGCGCGAGTTCTACCGCGACGCTGCCAGGGCTTTCGAGGAGGTCGAGCGCCAGCACCCCTATTCGGTCTGGGCGACCAAGGCGCAGCTGATGGCCGCCTACGCCCACTACCAGAACAACCGCTACGACGACGCCGTGGTCGCGCTCGAACGGTTCATTTCGTTGCACCCGAGCAATCCCGACATCGCCTATGCGTACTATCTCAAGGCGCTCTGCTACTACGAGCAGATCTCGGACGTGGAGCGCGACCAGCGCATGACCGACCTCGCGCTCAGCACCCTGAAGGAGATCGTCGCCCGTTTCCCCGAGACCCGCTACGCGCGCGACGCCAAGGTCAAGATCGACCTCACCATCGACCATCTCGCCGGCAAGGAGATGGAAGTCGGCCGCTACTACCTGAAGCGCGGCAACTATCTTGCCGCCATCAACCGCTTCAAGGTGGTGGTCGACAAGTTCCAGACCACCACGCACGTCCCCGAGGCGCTGCACCGCCTGTCGGAAGCCTACACCGCCTTGGGCCTGTACGACG
Proteins encoded in this window:
- a CDS encoding UDP-3-O-acyl-N-acetylglucosamine deacetylase — its product is MTVFAVPATHPLSERAPAESAAVRRQGFVPQQTLASAVECVGVGLHSGMSVTMTIHPAGPDHGIVFRRLDVEGDARDIPARFDRVVDTRMCTVLGNQVGVTVGTVEHLMAAFAGLGVDNARVDLDGPEVPIMDGSSAPFVFLIECTGLEEQAAPRRVVRVLKEVSLADGPATASLAPGRCLTLDCEIDFTSAAIARQALALPLVNGAFRKELSRARTFGFLEDVEKLRAAGLARGGSLENAIVVDAGRVLNEEGLRYEDEFVRHKALDALGDLYLAGGMVIGAFRGVRSGHGANNRLLRALFADPSAWRIDDLTIAESEAAERDFHARPGLAAE
- a CDS encoding outer membrane protein assembly factor BamD; protein product: MYRTLVLTLPLAFSLLAACAEKEKYVERPVDQLYNEGMAQMQREFYRDAARAFEEVERQHPYSVWATKAQLMAAYAHYQNNRYDDAVVALERFISLHPSNPDIAYAYYLKALCYYEQISDVERDQRMTDLALSTLKEIVARFPETRYARDAKVKIDLTIDHLAGKEMEVGRYYLKRGNYLAAINRFKVVVDKFQTTTHVPEALHRLSEAYTALGLYDEARRTAAVLGHNFPGNDWYMDSYEMIEEKPVRPRKVEKVWYKPWADSAPAPRVEPIPDKKAEKPWYKIW